From a single Amphiprion ocellaris isolate individual 3 ecotype Okinawa chromosome 18, ASM2253959v1, whole genome shotgun sequence genomic region:
- the LOC111585455 gene encoding nucleolar complex protein 3 homolog produces the protein MGPPRSKKRRPTFRRLLKTSGVKLENKLKNRQMKQQNVAKKQRKEQKRLRQAVKGVVSDMPRPLETYRSPPGEEEEEEFLESLPTDMMEDDDLQQMTSLAQRASFITRDLSSCGPVHGGKKRGSEVVRSYEKVPRKMARTEEKEVIHLLPIKDKTGLIPQSIERVVEKKPEDEEEEEDAAAELDESDNEVALPQLTPAQIERLRVEKINQKKTTIGSLGSAIVSDPISSVKRLKELRGMLMEADPSVAVTVRKLVMVSLMEIFKDIVPTYRIRPLTAAEKTAKVKKETRQLREFEEGLVSQYKFYLEDLEQTIKDWKQKKKKRSQAVGFQSYRGLAEVAVRCLCELLLALPHFNFHNNIIVVLVPLMTDPDRKVSAMCCDAFRKLFQQDKVGGASLAAVRVISGLVKSLNYNVKPEVLRTLLSLRIKEVEMKKDLEATAPKKKFMNNKEKKKNLSRMQRKWQKAEEKLQKELLEAEASESKEKKIKLHTETLNIVFLVYFRILKKAQKSVLLPAVLEGLANFAHLINLEFFDDLLNVLQNLIQSGDLTNQESLHCIQTVFTILSGQGDVLNIDPLNFYSQLYQMLPRLHAGAPNDDVIILLRCLDAMLTRRRKQVSLQRAMAFIKRLSMLSLHVLPNASVGILAASRAAMHSFPKCDFLLDNEVQGSGFYLPELDQPEHCNAQNTALWELHTLQRHYHPVVRRFAVHLSLGAPSDGSAALSVDLSRRSPVELFHDYSVRDMTFNPPVAPPASKKKDHLVGTSLLDAELQRQVDDVLNAAEDSNLDFTQTHRTTH, from the exons CCTCGGTCAAAGAAGCGCCGGCCGACGTTCCGCCGCCTGCTGAAGACCAGCGGCGTGAAGCTGGAGAACAAGCTGAAGAACCGGCAGATGAAGCAGCAGAATGTCGCCAAGAAGCAGCGCAAAGAGCAGAAGAGGCTGCGACAGGCAGTAAAGGGCGTGGTCTCGGACATGCCCCGCCCCCTGGAGACCTACCGCAGCCCACCAG gtgaggaggaagaggaggagtttCTGGAGTCGCTGCCCACAGACATGATGGAGGACGATGACCTGCAGCAGATGACCTCATTGGCCCAGCGAGCCTCCTTCATCACCAGAGACCTGTCGTcatg CGGGCCGGTGCACGGCGGGAAGAAGCGCGGCTCAGAGGTGGTTCGTAGCTACGAGAAGGTTCCCAGAAAGATGGCAAGAACGGAGGAGAAGGAGGTGATCCACCTGCTGCCCATCAAAGACAAGACAGGACTGATCCCTCAGAGCATCGAGAGAG TTGTAGAAAAGAAGccagaagacgaagaagaagaagaagatgctGCAGCCGAACTGGATGAGTCAGACAATG AGGTGGCGCTGCCACAGCTGACTCCAGCTCAGATAGAGCGGCTCAGAGTGGAGAAGATCAACCAGAAGAAGACGACCATCGGCAGCCTGGGATCAGCCATTGTGTCCGATCCCATCAGCAGC GTGAAGAGGCTGAAAGAGCTGCGGGGGATGCTGATGGAGGCCGACCCCAGTGTGGCAGTGACTGTCAGGAAGCTGGTGATGGTGTCTCTGATGGAGATCTTCAAAGACATTGTTCCCACCTACAGGATCCGACCGTTGACCGCCGCAGAGAAAACCGCCAAG GTGAAGAAGGAAACTCGGCAGCTGCGGGAGTTTGAGGAAGGCTTGGTGAGTCAGTACAAGTTCTACCTGGAGGATCTGGAGCAGACCATAAAAG ActggaagcagaagaagaagaagcgcAGCCAGGCGGTGGGCTTCCAGTCGTACCGAGGCCTCGCTGAGGTGGCCGTCCGCTGCCTGTGTGAGCTGCTGCTCGCTCTGCCGCACTTCAACTTCCACAACAACATCATCGTGGTGCTGGTTCCTCTGATGACCGACCCGGACAGGAAG GTGTCAGCTATGTGCTGTGATGCGTTCAGGAAGCTGTTTCAGCAGGACAAAGTGGGCGGGGCCTCTCTGGCCGCCGTGCGTGTCATCTCCGGCCTCGTGAAGAGCCTCAACTACAACGTCAAGCCCGAG GTGCTGCGGACGCTGCTGAGTCTGAGGATCAAGGAGGTGGAGATGAAGAAGGACCTGGAGGCCACGGCACCAAAGAAGAAGTTCATGAAcaacaaggagaagaagaagaacctgTCCAGAATGCAGAGAAAG TGGCAGAAGGCTGAGGAGAAGCTCCagaaggagctgctggaggcTGAAGCCTCAGagagcaaagagaagaaaataaaactg caCACAGAGACTCTGAACATCGTCTTCCTCGTCTACTTCAGAATTTTGAAGAAAGCTCAGAAATCAGTTCTTCTTCCTGCAGTTCTGGAGGGGCTGGCAAA TTTTGCTCATCTCATTAACTTGGAGTTTTTTGACGACCTGCTCAACGTGCTGCAGAACCTCATCCAATCGGGA GATCTGACCAATCAGGAGAGTCTGCACTGCATCCAGACCGTCTTCACCATCCTGTCAGGACAAG gTGACGTCCTGAACATCGACCCTCTGAACTTCTACTCACAGCTGTACCAGATGTTGCCCCGCCTCCACGCAG GGGCGCCCAATGATGATGTCATCATCCTGCTGCGGTGCCTGGACGCCATGCTGACTCGCCGCAGGAAGCAGGTGAGCCTGCAGAGGGCGATGGCGTTCATCAAGagactgagcatgctcagtctGCACGTCCTGCCCAACGCCAGCGTGGGAATCCTGGCCGCCAGCAGGGCCGCCATGCac tccTTCCCAAAGTGTGACTTCCTGCTGGATAATGAGGTCCAGGGCAGCGGGTTCTACCTGCCGGAGCTCGACCAACCAGAACACTGCAACGCCCAGAACACGGCCCTGTGGGAACTACACACACTGCAG AGACACTACCACCCGGTTGTGCGTCGGTTTGCCGTTCATCTGAGTCTTGGAGCTCCAAGTGACGGTTCTGCAGCTCTGAGTGTGGATCTGAGCCGAAG GTCTCCGGTAGAACTGTTCCACGACTACAGTGTCAGAGACATGACCTTTAACCCCCCTGTAGCTCCGCCCGCCTCCAAGAAGAAG GATCACCTGGTGGGAACGTCGCTGCTGGACGCTGAGCTGCAGAGACAAGTTGATGACGTCCTAAACGCCGCCGAGGACTCAAACCTggacttcacacaaacacacagaaccacacactga